The following are from one region of the Magallana gigas chromosome 4, xbMagGiga1.1, whole genome shotgun sequence genome:
- the LOC136275047 gene encoding G-protein coupled receptor Mth2-like, which yields MTCFPGKYEHNGSCVSLFRYTSSLRYTLSLKINFALLSENNYTHNVLLWNLRDHITRTMEKILSHGVFIEDLIIMSSYSCSALNVRNGDLLLYLKVFENSFSLQRDDVETELIRFTNTSTNWTLGDNFEVFVQISRSDEALTLPYLAFKLSRTLNCFIQAIRRSTSYTIFRNILVSPILKCQQLQLEGNEFGVDWTHIRKKYSHSKFSMSVQRFESYFDGGLRVCADDIQKYIQMLEEVLIHENRTLSFLTLTLICVSLFFLLITFITYCAFQSLRTLPGWNNIILVIFLFFAQLCLVVRPFFRSIALIVASALTHFFWLSTFFWLQVCSFHMFRVFIAKTRTGYTERYTTMVIFKYLLYAIGISVFIVSTNITVTMIITNGEYTGYDKMMTLMTSRTAFIVTLIGPLSIVCITNITFYIMTAYKIHSTPNVESTTRHRIQLTVYVKLFTLTGMTWLLQVVDTFIGVSVLSYIIAILNGLQGLFLFVSFVYNNRVFRLYRNAFNKFGSSRRGFSKTLNKSSSRSL from the coding sequence ATGACATGCTTTCCTGGAAAATACGAACATAACGGATCCTGTGTTTCGTTATTTAGATATACGAGTTCCCTGAGGTACACATTATCGTTGAAGATCAATTTTGCATTGCTCTCGGAGAATAATTACACTCACAATGTACTTTTATGGAATCTACGGGATCACATAACCAGAACAATGGAAAAGATACTTAGCCATGGCGTGTTCATCGAAGATTTAATCATTATGAGTTCTTATAGCTGTAGTGCTTTGAATGTGAGAAACGGTGATCTACTCCTGTATCTTAAAGTATTCGAAAACTCATTTTCCCTACAAAGAGATGATGTGGAAACAGAGCTTATTCGTTTCACCAACACTTCTACAAATTGGACGCTTGGTGATAATTTTGaggtttttgttcaaatatcaAGGAGTGATGAAGCATTGACATTACCGTATTTAGCATTTAAGCTTAGCAGGACGTTGAACTGCTTTATTCAGGCGATCCGTCGTTCTACCTCCTATACAATATTTAGAAACATCTTGGTAAGTCCGATATTAAAGTGCCAACAACTTCAATTAGAAGGCAATGAATTTGGAGTTGATTGGACGCATATTCGAAAGAAATACTCACACTCTAAATTTTCTATGTCAGTTCAAAGATTTGAATCGTATTTTGATGGAGGATTGCGAGTTTGTGCTGATGACATACAGAAGTACATACAGATGTTAGAAGAAGTTTTAATTCATGAAAATCGgactttgtcatttttaactttgacACTTATTTGTGTTTCACTTTTCTTCTTGTTGATTACATTCATTACCTATTGTGCGTTTCAAAGTCTGCGTACACTTCCTGGTTGgaacaatattattttagttatatttttgttttttgcacaACTATGTTTAGTAGTTAGGCCATTTTTTCGCTCAATAGCATTGATTGTTGCGTCCGCTTTGACCCACTTTTTCTGGTTGTCTACATTTTTTTGGCTCCAGGTTTGTTCCTTTCATATGTTTCGCGTTTTCATTGCAAAAACTCGCACCGGATATACAGAAAGATATACAACAAtggttatttttaaatacctcCTGTACGCCATCGGGATTTCAGTTTTCATAGTCTCTACCAATATCACTGTTACAATGATAATAACCAATGGAGAATACACAGGCTATGACAAAATGATGACTTTAATGACGAGTAGAACGGCTTTCATCGTCACACTTATCGGGCCTTTGTCCATCGTCTGCATTACTAATATCACATTTTACATTATGACCGCCTACAAGATACACTCCACACCAAATGTTGAAAGCACAACAAGGCATCGAATCCAACTTACCGTGTACGTCAAACTGTTTACTCTAACGGGGATGACTTGGCTCTTACAAGTTGTAGACACTTTCATCGGCGTTTCTGTTCTTTCCTATATTATTGCCATCTTGAACGGTCTGCAGGGTCTGTTTCTCTTTGTAAGCTTTGTGTATAATAACCGAGTATTTAGGTTGTACAGAAATGCTTTCAACAAGTTTGGATCATCTCGAAGAGGTTTCAGCAAAACCCTAAATAAGTCAAGCTCTAGATCTTTGTAa